The region GTCATGACGGTGTCCCTGCACAAGTTCTCTCCAGGGTTCTTCCCAGGTCGCTACCTTTTGTAAGTGATATTCAGCTCAGGTGACATTTCTGTTATAGCCGTGTACTttctgtgcttgtgtgtgtaggCACGGGTGATGTCACTAATATTGGCTTGTGCAAAGGCCGCTGGTATACGGTTAACGTTCCTCTGGAGGACGGCATCCGAGACGACCGATATTACCAGATCTTCTCCAGGCAAGTCACTGCCATGCCAATGAAGTCGAAGATTAAAAGATCGCTTCGGTGCCGTGGAACTACGTTGAATGGAAGCTTCCTGTCGTGAGTCTGGAAAGTGCTTGAGCGCTAACGCCGTTGTCTCCGTCGCAGCGTCATGCCTGACGTGCGCGCTCACTTCAACCCGGACGCCGTGGTGATGCAACTGGGCGCCGACACCATGGCAGGCGATCCCATGTGCTCGTTTAACATGACGCCACCGGGGGTGGCCAAGTGCCTGCAGTACGTGCTGCAGTGGCGCCTTCCGACGCTGCTGCTGGGAGGGGGTGAGTGTTGCCTTTGTCCTCCAGAGGGGGGCGCTATTTCCTTGCAGCAATTCAGCCTTTGGTCACATAAATATGTCGTAGagcaacctaaaaaaaaaaaagtcaatatttaCATGACCAGTGATTTATACTTTTGATGAGTGGTTCCCTGTGTTAATTAATTGTATTACTTAACCAAGTTTCACTCTTTACCATCATACTAATCATTAGTAACTAATCAACTCAATAGCATTATGTATGGTTACTGTATGTATGGTTAACCCCTAATGTGAATATTGGGCAACATGAGAAAGTTATTAAAAGTAATGTCATTGTTTTCCACCAGGGGGATACAATCTGGCCAACACAGCCCGCTGCTGGACCCACCTCACAGCAGTGCTTCTGGGAAAGACCCTCGCTTCCGAAATACCTGACCACGAGGTATTATGTCACACACGCAAAAGTAACCTAAAGCTTGTCCGAGGCAAATGCAGTCAGATGGAACGCCAACCATGAGAGTGATATACTCTTCAAATTGTTTCATTTTCTACTTTCCAACCTATCGCCATCCTCTCCCATCTATTCATGCCCCAAATTAGCACTTATGGtctttttgttagttttttacAGAGTACGGCCCTGACTATTCCCTAGAAATCAGTCCGAGCTGCCGACCAGACCGTAACGACGCCAAACATCTGGACCAGGTCGTGGCCACCATTAAACGTACGTAAGAGGAAATCAGCAGAACTGGTTTTAGTGAGTTAGTGAAACTCACACATGACAGCTGGCTTTTGTGAACCAcatatgatgatgatggtgatgaaaaTGTTTTGGGGCTCAAGTATGATATGAATGATATAAAGTCACAAATTAATTCAAACTGATCAATCAATTAATGAGACAagtgatatttttatttaatcagtCTGTTAGTTGGGGATGACAGCCAATtaccttctcttttttttttctcaggcaaTCTGAAAAATGTGGTTTAGAAGACATTATGGAAGGCATGCGTTCGTTCAGCCGTCTGCCTTATATGGAATGCAGAAGGTTATTAGGGGACTTTTGGCACACTGCTATCTTGAAGAGGGTTGTACACTTCACGTTTGGATGTGTCTGTttcttgttttggtttttttaatttttataaaagtGCATTTTAATTACACGGTTGCCTCACTGAATCCGCAAGTACTTGTTTAGAATGAGTTCAAACCAACCTGCAGGTTTATTCCCATGGAAACAGTACAGCTTTGAGAATTTTGCACCGCTACTTGTAAATACTTTTACCCATGTTATTGTGTCTTTTGAAACTTTTAAAGTTGACTTGGAACATGTATCGTTGGTCTCTTTTACTTTCTACTTCAGCTGGTCCTAAAAGTGTCAACATTTATTTCTACCAATATTGCATGATATTGATAATAATTCCAGCATTTCAAGTATTTGATGCCCTCTAGTCGGTGGTTGCAGTGTAACGTCAGCTTcgacatacactaccgttcaaaagtttggggtcacaaaattgtttgggtgaccccaaacttttgaacggtagtgtaaatattattataataaaatattatgaattaaatattataaattatattttatatttgtataagattatatataatctatgaatataagtatacatatatattataagattttttacacagaagattatatatataatctataaataattatctaaataaatatatacactaccgttcaaaagtttggggtcacccaaacaattttgtgaccccaaacttttgaacagtagtgtagGTTAATTTCTGAAAACgaggacacctttttttttgggagggggcgtGGTCATTTATGAAGGGGGCGGGGTCTTTCAACGGGGCGGGGCGTCATTTTCTGTCATGTTATGAtacaaatgacatggtgtctgtATAGCAATTGCAATTGCATATTTACACTAACAAAAACATGTGTACACTGACATTTTTTAGTTTTGTAGATGTACACTAAgtaaaaaaagaccaaaaaataTACGGCCATCGgtgcatttgaagaaaaaaaaaaagggctcttGCGTTGCCacctttatttatttgccagagACATGTAAGTGCCTGCCAGTCATGTCAAGCACTCAACTTCGCAAGAATCACGACTCTGGCGGAAGCACGGGAATTTTTTGATTCAACTCCTCCGTGAACGTGCATTTACACTCGGTGTAGACCGGCCACCCCACCCTCCTTCTTTGCAAAGTGACTAGATTTGAGGAGAAGGGCGTGAACATAATTGCGAACGATACAGAAAAACCtggaattgagtgaaatggaacggattggcaattctattgacaatgtactgtccatGTATTACATTTGAGGCAGTCCAAAAAAATCCCGGACGATTTATGAAATCCcccggtctttttttttttccctcaaaagtaggacgtctggtcaccctaacgcaaacaaatttaaaaataagaaaTGTGGCACGTCacacctgcgtgcgtgcgtgcgtacagCGTGTGAGCGTGttcgtgcgcgcgtgtgtgtattgGCAAAATGCTGTTTCCGCTGAAGGGTGGGGCACGCGCAAGTCTTATCTTTGCCGCACACACCGGAGTACGCACATAAGCGCTCGTTTCGAAATACGTCACACGTGTTGCGCGTGCACGCCGCAGTTGTCACGCATGCGCTTTGGTCGGCTTCCGACGCACACGCGCTGCAATTGAGAATCACCGGCGGCTTCTCGGGAAAGAGTTAATTTCCTCGGTGTGGAGACtcggtgagttgtttttttattcgtgTTGCAGTCGTGGTGACTTGTGGCAGACTAGCGGCCAGGCTATCTAGCGCCACAATCGACTGACTATTGAGGCGTTGTGGTCCGTCAAGGAGCCTCACCTGCGCTAAACATCTGTCACATTTTGGTGAGTCAGATATTTTCCAAATGTACTTGGTGGTAGTCTGAGTTCGACATAGTTGTTCTCATGAGACTTTTTATTTCCTTGTTGTGACCAATGTACAGCGCGAAAACATTTGTctttgttgccatggaaactcgGCCCCTGCTTCAGCATCCTGACTCCGAGCAGGCgagctgcacccccccccccccccccctagaatATCAAATACAGTCTGCGTGTCATGATTTGATGCTGTAGTCTAAGTcgttgtgctgctccttctgtcgTGCCTGCCTTGGCCTACTAGGGGCGCTATCGTGTAATACAATCATGCAGAATACACTTGTTTCAAGACaactttaaagttgtaatttttttaatttttgagaAAACTAATATACCTGTGGTAATTGTACTGTACTATCTCTTGACATGTTCAAATTGCTCAACTATCTACACTAttattggttgaaaaatgcgGGAGCTGGGGTGTTTTTAAGCATTTGACCCTACTTTTAAAATCTTGTTCCCCAAAACATCAGCAGAAGttctttgcttgctttttttccacTCTTTCTGCTTCTTGTCATATTTTTAGGCGTGTGATGTCACACCCATCTGCACACTTTTTATCCAATTCTCACCCATTCCCAAGTTTAACAGCTGAAGGTGTTAACAAGGCCCCATGCTTCTTTTTACCATGCACGTGATGGAGCTTCTCGCCTCACATCCGACACCTTGTCACTGGTGTGGAAAATGTTGTAGAAACTTCCACATGATTTGTCACCTTGTATGAGTCAGCCCTCATTTGTGGAAGTGTGACAGGTCAGATGGATTTGTAGTGTCAATATTTGCTCGCGTTGCGTCTACAGAGGTGTGCGAGCGCCTGTAGTGTAAAGCACATTTGATGTTCCGGCCTGGTGTTAAGTTCCCAACGTGAATGCAAGTGGACGCCGTGTTCTGACGAACCAGAGCAATCTTGTTGAACGAGCGTTCTCctcaaccccccctcccccctctggATTTTTCTTCAAACAGATTCTACTTCTGTGGTCTCCCAGCTGCGTTTGTTCATCGCGTGCGCGTCAGAACCGCCAAAAGAATCGGCGGCAGGTGATCCGGTTCGGCTCTCCATACAGGTCAGTGCTGAGGGTGCTGTGGGAACATGAAGCCAAGTTTGTTTGGATCGATGGTTCATAATGAGGTCAACGGAAAGGCTGGTTATTCTATGTTTGGGAATTTGCATGGGATGGTGTCATCGGGGTTTCGAATCAGCTCCAGGAGGCGCCCCATTAAAAGGCGTCGCCACACATGCTGCGACTGTCATGTCGGCATCAGACAAACAAAGCCCCGTTGTTGGTGAGTCGCTTCATTAGCGCGGCGGTTTTGAGCGGTTGCCACGGTAGCACGTGGCATCTGGGCAACAGCCGCGAAATAGATGATTGAAGCCCATTGGATATTCTGATGACTTTTGAGCCACCCACCTTTTactgctttttatttattttttttgctccgaGCTCAAACTGTCGTGACCAGTTAGGTCAAGTCAAAAAGGTTCAACTCAATAAATTCATCAAACTACAGAACTTATGTTGACATATAGGGTACATGTACTAGTacacaatttaaaatgtttggTGTGCAAACACTTTTTTCACTTATACAAAAGTACATATTTGTACAGGTATCCCAACAAGCAGCAGGTCTTGCTCATCGAACCGTTTTAAAGAAGATTGCCTCACTCATACGACTTCTTTCGTGTCTGTGCATGGTTAGCGTTTTAAGTTTTTAATGGTCTGATGTCCTGTTCTGTCATGTTTTTCTTCTGTGCATAGTGAATTGTGCACTTGAGTTGAATTTGAAGAAAAAGGTGAATTCAATCCAAATCGCTATACCGGTCAGAAAATAACAATTCAGTCTTTTGCTCAAATCGTTTTGCTTTGCGTCTTAACATTAGCGCCGCAAGAGGAAGAGctgttgggggtgggggggggggggagctcctTGCATGCGGTGCCAAGTAAAACCAGACCAGCAGGTTTCACTCACAAGTACACAAAGTCAGCTCGCACGTGAACTTTCAAATGACATCAATGTGAAAGACACACACGagcacgcacccacacacaaacacacgcttaAATCCAGCAAGCTGTGGTTTTGGGCCTGTGTGGAGATGTTTTCAGGTAGTGGCTGCTTAACCGCAGgagtttttttaaatggttttattatattttttctagTTCCTCGTGTGTGAACATGGACTGTCAAAAACTCGGGCTGGGAGGTGCCATTCCGTATGAAGCGAAATGATTGGCCATCATGCACGACCGTGACCTCACCGCCGCTCCCGTCCGTCTGCCGCCGGGATGCGCATGATGGACGGCGTCTCGCCGGCCAGTGAGAACCAGACGGCGGACacgatgccgccgccgccgccgccaccgccgcctccaCCACCTCCGCCTCTCCCTCCGCCGACTCCCTTTCTAGGAGCGTCCACAGGAGGCCTGAGGCTCAGTAAGAGGGTGAGGAGTTTCTTCTGGAAGACAATCCCGGAAGAGCAGGTAAGGAAGGAAGCGCACCTCGTCCAGCTGCGTGTGAAGGCAACGTTTCGTTCGGGCCGGCAGGTGCGGGGGCGCACCAACCTGTGGACGCAGGGCCAGGCGCAGCAGCGCTACCAGATAGACGCCAACACGGTAGAAGAACTCTTTGGTCAGACACGAGACGGCGACACACCTgcaaggggagggaggggccgcTCCTCCCTGCGAGACACAAAGGACCAGGTTGGTAATGATGAAGACGGTGACGATCACAACAGTGACAATAAGAAAAAGTTATGGCAACGGCAGTGCCGTCAGCAATTCACTTCAATTCCACCTCTGTGACGACAATGATCAAACACAGCAACGAGGACGATTCAATGTAACTTGGTGTCGACGTCGCCAACGATCATTCCGATGTCGGTCCGCAGGTCTCCATCTTGGACAACAAGCGAGGGATGAACGTGGCCATCTTCCTCAAACAGTTCAAGAGGTAAAAAGCGACAGAGGCGCCCTCATGCCCACAGGGTGTTGTGGGTAAAACACACGGCGTCACGACCATTGCATGTCCGTGAGCATTTTAGGacagtgtgcaaaaaaaaaaagaaagtaaaatACATCTTTATTTTGTTACTATTGTGATCCCATAAATGAATCAAATGTcactgttatttattattttaaaatgaattaacCACGTCTTTAAAGCGAACCTGGCAACTGATGTAATTTTCAGGCCATAGCAAGTGGCAAGATTGCTGCCCCCTGAAAGAACAGGCAGATTTTGCTTGTTTCATTCAAATTCGTACTATTAATCAAAACACACGACTATTTAGgctactacaaaaaaaaaaaaatggttgggtTGACTCCCGCTTTAATTCCTATTTGACAAGTGCAACATTAATCAGAATACAGTGTTTGGATTAGCGTAATattgtaatgaaaaaaaaatggagttgacttttgtttaaaggtataaaactaacaaaatataCAAATTATGATTGTGTTTTAGTGATTAGTTTTAAGGGAAAACATTGTAAATAATTGCAACAATTACAGCATGGTGAAATGCATCATCCAGAAAAGTAAAAGGTGAAAACGTCACAGATGTTTGTCAAGCTCCAAGTAAGACAAGACACAAAACACGGAGTCAAACGTGACATTTGTGTTTGCGTGCTGTTGAGTGTGTTTACTCAACACTGCAGCGCACACAAAAGCCCTATTGCTCGTCCTTCTCGTTCAGGTCCAATCAGGCCATCGTCAACGACATTCGCAATGGCAACAGTGAGTCTTACGGGGCGGAGCCTCTTCGAGAGCTGATGAAGCTTCTACCAGAGGCGGACGAGGTATGGTCCACTTTTCCGCTAACTGAGGTCATTTTGCATGTGCGTAAAAGCGCAAGTGTGTGGAGTGGCTAGCGAGTGATTCGTAATTATGTTTGGAGCAAGGTGAAGAAGATGAAGGCGTACGGCGGCGACGGATCAAAGCTGCCGTTGGCCGACTCCTTCGTCTTCCTGCTCATTCAGCTCCCCAGGTCAGCCGCTAAACTTTCGCCCGCCGCGTCGCCGCTAGCGGATGGCTCGTCATCATCGCGCTGTCCTGATCGGCCTGCAGTTACGCCACGCGCATCGAGTGCATGCTGGGCAAGGAGGAGATTCCTGGCATGTGCCAAGCCATGGGGGCACACATTGACGTCCTTCGCTCTGCAACCAAAGGTGAGGCCAAAGCCATTAGCGTCGGCTCCTCGTCCCGCTATGTATTTTGAGAGAGTGCTAATCCTTTCTCCGCTGCAGAGGTTCTGGGCTGCAAGGAGCTGCACGCCGTCCTCCACTTGGTGCTGCAGGCCGGGAACATCCTTAACGCTGTGAGCCACTCCTTAGCGTGTTAACGTTGTTGCATGCGTGATTAAGTCACGCACGCGTGTCTTGCAGGGAGGTTACGGCGGTAACGCGGCGGGTTTCAAACTCTCGTCGCTTCTGTCTCTGGCGGACACCAAAGCCAACAAACCTGGAATGAACCTGCTGCATTTTGTGGCTCTGGTGGGTCGtcgcaaacaaaaacaagccaaGTTCTCCTTTGtcctcgtcttcttcctccGCATCTTTCCTTCAGTGACGTGACTGTTGGTTGTCCTCCTAACGGATCAAACTCATCTTCCCAGGAAGCCCAGAAAACAGAGGAGAAGTTATTGGACTTCCCAGTGAAGTTGAGTCATATTCAGGCCGCTTCAAGGTTAGACAGTCTTCTCTTCTCGGTCATGGGGTGGACTTTAGTGTCTGAACTTTTCCCTTTTGCAAAGGGTCTCTTTGGAGACGTTGGACGCCGAACTGCAGCGGCTGACGTGCCGCATGCGCGCTCTCGAGGAGAGTGTCCAAAAGGACAGTGAGCTCCTGCAGCAGCTGGCCGTTTTCCTGCAGGTACCGCTGACAAGTATCTTCATGACTTGCCCTATTTTTGGCAGTGTCGCTCGAGACTTGCCTGAAACTTTGTGGTGAGGATTCCACAATTCCTTCTGACCGTGTTTCAGGACACAACAGCGGAGCTGTGCTCGTTGCGCGGCAGCCGCCAGCTGCTGAGCAAGGAGGCCGGCGAGCTGATGGACTTCTTTTGCGAGGACGCCGACACCTTCCGACTGGATGAGAGCTTTGCTGTCCTGCAGGGCTTCTGCTGCAAGTTCAGCTGCGCTGTCAAGGTAGGCTGCTGGCACAGGGCGAAAAATGTCTGCAGCAATATTTCTCGATCATGCTCGCAGAATGACTCAAGCGGTTGTCGTTGTTGTTGACGAATGGCTGGTTGGCTGATTGAAGGAGAACAAAGAGCGGGAAGCCAAGGAGCGGTCTCGGCGCCATCGCTTGCAAGTGCTGGAGGAGCAGAAGAGACATTCGTGGGCCGGCGGCGAGGAGGTACAACCGCACCAAATCCCAAAGCGTGCTGTAAATCAGTTGACCGACCACTTTGCGCTGTGGCAGGTGGGCGGCACAATCAGCTCGTACTACAGTAGTGAAACAGATCTTTCGGCAGCCACGTCGGAGCATGACGAGGCCAGCGTGCTCCTGGAGCTCCTCTCCCCCAAGTCGCGCAGCTGGCGCGCTTCTCGCCGGCGTACGGGACACGCTCGTCACTCGCCGACGCAAAGCTCATCCTCGCCCACCTGGAACACGTCGCCGTTGACACCGACAACTCCATACATCGCCTCCGACTTGGACAGCACCGGCCGAGACCACGCGGTTGCCTCCGTGACACAGCCGGCGCATCGTCGCTGCAAAACACCTCCCGAAGACGGCCACGGTGATGCTAACGACGGCGGGAACATCGTGGCGCTCCTGGAGAACTGTTCGCTGGTCCCTGAGCCAAAGACCTCCAGAGAGATCGGTGCCTTTGCTTACCGCCGCGATGTCGCCACCGTGGGTGCGGTAGAGCCGCGAGCTTCCGAAGAGGCGACGACAGCGCAGGCGGCGGTGACGTGGTGCGTGACGGCCGTGTGCGAGACAGACCAACCGGGAGAACAAGACCCGGCGTCCTTTGCTGCTCCGACCCATTCCGAGCCAGTCAGCCACCAACCGCCGCCTTCCTCGGCGCTTTCCGTCCCACCCGCGGATTTTCCTCAGCCAGACCAGCGCAAGAAGTCTGGCTCGTCGGAAGCCGTTGCTACTGTCGCGAACGGGATCCGATCCAAGATGGTGCGCACCCTCACCACCTCTGAAAATCAAAACAT is a window of Syngnathus typhle isolate RoL2023-S1 ecotype Sweden linkage group LG1, RoL_Styp_1.0, whole genome shotgun sequence DNA encoding:
- the LOC133163723 gene encoding FH2 domain-containing protein 1-like isoform X2 translates to MKAYGGDGSKLPLADSFVFLLIQLPSYATRIECMLGKEEIPGMCQAMGAHIDVLRSATKEVLGCKELHAVLHLVLQAGNILNAGGYGGNAAGFKLSSLLSLADTKANKPGMNLLHFVALEAQKTEEKLLDFPVKLSHIQAASRVSLETLDAELQRLTCRMRALEESVQKDSELLQQLAVFLQDTTAELCSLRGSRQLLSKEAGELMDFFCEDADTFRLDESFAVLQGFCCKFSCAVKENKEREAKERSRRHRLQVLEEQKRHSWAGGEEVGGTISSYYSSETDLSAATSEHDEASVLLELLSPKSRSWRASRRRTGHARHSPTQSSSSPTWNTSPLTPTTPYIASDLDSTGRDHAVASVTQPAHRRCKTPPEDGHGDANDGGNIVALLENCSLVPEPKTSREIGAFAYRRDVATVGAVEPRASEEATTAQAAVTWCVTAVCETDQPGEQDPASFAAPTHSEPVSHQPPPSSALSVPPADFPQPDQRKKSGSSEAVATVANGIRSKMVRTLTTSENQNMRKVVPISRTGREKRGEKPSLAQSSRRGSLQLQDSTARRVPSARKPAEKICRSTLQSLGVKRSPPADGSPVARPPNLSSGPSFARNTASSSFRQTQAGCPPANVPKRASEASSKASASAAHPRASSSLSSPKKTQSKKGPPSIGTQSIRPSAGISMPPNIRPTSEIRIPASARAPASARIPASARAPASARAPACARAPSSARAPSSARAPSSARTSPGISTPPNIRPPLKGRAPASVKTLSSARSPPNSKTSSTVGKPLDSTDPNSPASSKSHRGDGSFSDKSGQSRRSLEVRKPSWR
- the LOC133163723 gene encoding FH2 domain-containing protein 1-like isoform X1, with the translated sequence MRMMDGVSPASENQTADTMPPPPPPPPPPPPPPLPPPTPFLGASTGGLRLSKRVRSFFWKTIPEEQVRGRTNLWTQGQAQQRYQIDANTVEELFGQTRDGDTPARGGRGRSSLRDTKDQVSILDNKRGMNVAIFLKQFKRSNQAIVNDIRNGNSESYGAEPLRELMKLLPEADEVKKMKAYGGDGSKLPLADSFVFLLIQLPSYATRIECMLGKEEIPGMCQAMGAHIDVLRSATKEVLGCKELHAVLHLVLQAGNILNAGGYGGNAAGFKLSSLLSLADTKANKPGMNLLHFVALEAQKTEEKLLDFPVKLSHIQAASRVSLETLDAELQRLTCRMRALEESVQKDSELLQQLAVFLQDTTAELCSLRGSRQLLSKEAGELMDFFCEDADTFRLDESFAVLQGFCCKFSCAVKENKEREAKERSRRHRLQVLEEQKRHSWAGGEEVGGTISSYYSSETDLSAATSEHDEASVLLELLSPKSRSWRASRRRTGHARHSPTQSSSSPTWNTSPLTPTTPYIASDLDSTGRDHAVASVTQPAHRRCKTPPEDGHGDANDGGNIVALLENCSLVPEPKTSREIGAFAYRRDVATVGAVEPRASEEATTAQAAVTWCVTAVCETDQPGEQDPASFAAPTHSEPVSHQPPPSSALSVPPADFPQPDQRKKSGSSEAVATVANGIRSKMVRTLTTSENQNMRKVVPISRTGREKRGEKPSLAQSSRRGSLQLQDSTARRVPSARKPAEKICRSTLQSLGVKRSPPADGSPVARPPNLSSGPSFARNTASSSFRQTQAGCPPANVPKRASEASSKASASAAHPRASSSLSSPKKTQSKKGPPSIGTQSIRPSAGISMPPNIRPTSEIRIPASARAPASARIPASARAPASARAPACARAPSSARAPSSARAPSSARTSPGISTPPNIRPPLKGRAPASVKTLSSARSPPNSKTSSTVGKPLDSTDPNSPASSKSHRGDGSFSDKSGQSRRSLEVRKPSWR